The following proteins are encoded in a genomic region of Streptococcus equi subsp. equi:
- a CDS encoding bacteriocin yields MDKPTRQPKFQELTPSQLTQITGGGWLEGLQKVFNVSKPKLLK; encoded by the coding sequence ATGGATAAACCAACTAGACAACCAAAGTTTCAGGAACTAACGCCTTCTCAGTTAACTCAGATTACTGGAGGAGGCTGGCTTGAAGGTCTTCAAAAAGTTTTCAATGTCTCTAAGCCAAAACTACTAAAATAG
- the dpiB gene encoding sensor histidine kinase translates to MKLILFFLEMTTSIGLSLVLFSKISGRQLTWLEVAFSTFLRIGFAVFFTIANHVADISLLNYWSLPIYMVVISWLLLRPLSKTLLIFYGLFPITLWSLWYRLLGFFILPLFKLDYHLTNDGFWGIFTDIVSTLMVFLFLRWLRYDFRALRINLLSDRDKRILGVTNWSMVSYYFLIQLLAYLEYELAVDTYAYRQCMMLGYWIIFMGTVSRLDRSLRDTLQERLTFQRELQLANIESYSRQIEELYREVRGFRHDYSNLIATLKFGIDNDSMSIVRSVYQSVFKDSNKRFRKQKYDVGRLIHVTDTALKSLLAAKFSQALESGISVSLEVPEDISPQGMELIDFLTIVSILCDNAIEAAVEASSSKITISYFTLDNKQLFMIENTTKEEKIDLSFLYDFGVSTKGDNRGVGLYNAMEIINRYPNVMIKTISQNHVFGQTLELRL, encoded by the coding sequence ATGAAGCTTATTTTATTTTTCTTAGAAATGACGACAAGTATAGGCTTATCGTTAGTGCTCTTTTCCAAAATCAGTGGACGTCAATTAACCTGGCTTGAAGTTGCTTTCAGTACTTTTTTAAGAATAGGATTTGCTGTTTTTTTCACTATAGCTAATCATGTTGCCGACATTTCACTTCTCAATTATTGGAGTCTTCCAATTTATATGGTAGTGATATCATGGCTATTGCTGCGACCCTTATCAAAAACATTATTGATATTTTATGGGCTATTTCCTATTACCCTGTGGAGCCTTTGGTACCGACTGCTTGGTTTTTTTATCTTACCTCTTTTTAAACTTGATTATCATTTAACAAATGATGGATTTTGGGGAATTTTTACAGATATAGTATCTACTTTGATGGTTTTTCTCTTTTTGCGGTGGCTACGATATGATTTCAGAGCATTAAGAATTAATCTTTTATCTGATAGGGATAAAAGAATTTTAGGTGTGACCAACTGGTCTATGGTTAGCTATTATTTTTTGATCCAATTGCTTGCTTATTTAGAGTATGAGCTAGCTGTTGATACTTATGCCTATCGTCAATGCATGATGCTTGGCTATTGGATTATATTTATGGGAACTGTGTCGAGACTGGACCGGTCGCTAAGAGATACACTGCAAGAAAGACTGACCTTTCAAAGAGAGCTGCAGCTGGCAAATATTGAGAGCTATAGTCGTCAGATAGAGGAGCTTTACAGAGAGGTTCGAGGATTTCGTCATGACTATAGCAATCTGATTGCCACGTTAAAGTTTGGTATAGATAATGATAGCATGTCTATTGTTAGGTCAGTTTATCAATCGGTCTTTAAGGATTCAAATAAACGATTTCGCAAGCAAAAATATGATGTTGGGCGTCTTATCCATGTCACTGACACAGCCTTGAAAAGTCTTTTAGCTGCAAAATTTAGTCAGGCTTTAGAAAGTGGGATTTCAGTATCTTTAGAGGTTCCAGAGGATATCAGTCCGCAAGGCATGGAGCTGATTGATTTTCTTACTATTGTGTCTATTTTATGTGATAATGCTATAGAGGCTGCTGTTGAAGCTTCTTCGTCTAAGATAACGATTTCTTATTTTACTTTGGACAATAAGCAACTATTTATGATTGAAAATACAACTAAGGAAGAGAAGATTGATCTATCCTTTCTATATGATTTCGGAGTAAGCACCAAGGGGGATAATAGAGGTGTGGGACTTTATAATGCTATGGAAATTATCAATCGTTATCCCAATGTGATGATTAAGACTATAAGTCAAAATCATGTATTTGGTCAAACACTTGAGCTTAGGTTATAA
- the agrA_3 gene encoding response regulator protein, giving the protein MRVVILEDDMIQQRYLEKLIKELEVKHQLLFQGLDCFGRPHQLLSAIKKNCGQQLFFLDIEIKNENKKGLEVARQIRQINPDAMIVFVTTHSEFMPLAFQYQVSALDYIDKELPQTEFVQRVETALLYAVRQNSETIAESAFYFTSRYAQVQVPFNDILYIETSSRAHRVNLYTKKERMQFTGTLTDILKQESRFLQCHRSFLINHRNVVRVDKIERVVYFRNGSSCLIARSKMNSVLTTIENLHRGDN; this is encoded by the coding sequence GTGAGAGTAGTTATTTTAGAAGATGATATGATTCAGCAGAGATATTTAGAAAAGCTCATTAAAGAGCTTGAGGTTAAGCACCAGCTATTATTTCAAGGACTTGACTGTTTTGGAAGGCCTCATCAGCTATTAAGTGCTATCAAGAAGAACTGTGGTCAGCAGCTATTCTTTTTAGATATTGAGATAAAAAATGAGAACAAAAAAGGGCTTGAGGTTGCTAGGCAAATTCGTCAGATAAATCCAGATGCGATGATTGTTTTTGTAACGACTCACTCGGAATTTATGCCCTTGGCTTTTCAGTATCAGGTATCTGCTTTGGACTATATCGATAAAGAGCTGCCTCAAACTGAGTTTGTTCAACGGGTAGAGACTGCTTTATTATATGCTGTGCGGCAAAATAGTGAAACGATAGCGGAAAGTGCTTTTTATTTTACATCTCGTTATGCTCAGGTACAGGTGCCTTTTAATGATATCCTGTATATTGAGACATCGTCACGAGCGCATCGTGTCAATTTGTATACAAAAAAGGAGAGAATGCAATTTACGGGGACTTTGACGGATATTTTGAAGCAAGAGTCTCGTTTTTTGCAATGTCATCGTTCTTTTTTGATTAATCATAGGAATGTCGTTAGGGTAGATAAGATTGAGCGAGTGGTTTATTTTCGAAATGGCTCTAGCTGCTTAATTGCTCGTAGTAAAATGAACAGTGTTTTAACAACAATTGAGAACCTACATAGAGGAGATAATTAA
- a CDS encoding bacteriocin subunit, translating into MKQYEDFQMLYELDLASVNGGKINWGSVAGHCAGGAIVTGAFSGPLYVLGAGIGCIVGAGQAIINGL; encoded by the coding sequence ATGAAGCAGTACGAAGATTTTCAGATGTTATATGAGCTTGATTTGGCAAGTGTAAATGGCGGTAAAATTAATTGGGGCTCTGTTGCAGGGCATTGTGCAGGTGGAGCAATCGTTACAGGTGCTTTCTCTGGTCCATTGTATGTATTGGGTGCAGGAATAGGATGCATTGTTGGTGCAGGACAGGCCATTATCAATGGATTATAA
- a CDS encoding bacteriocin subunit — protein sequence MNTETINQFDVMNIEALATVEGGYSGKDCLKDMGGYMLIGAGSGALWGAPAGGIGVLPGAFVGAHVGAIGGGFACMGGMIGNRFN from the coding sequence ATGAATACAGAAACGATTAATCAATTTGATGTTATGAATATAGAGGCTCTTGCAACTGTTGAAGGTGGATATTCTGGTAAGGACTGTCTTAAAGACATGGGAGGATATATGTTAATAGGAGCTGGAAGTGGGGCTTTGTGGGGTGCCCCAGCAGGAGGGATTGGCGTACTTCCAGGTGCATTTGTTGGTGCACATGTTGGTGCAATTGGGGGAGGTTTTGCATGCATGGGTGGAATGATAGGTAATAGATTTAACTAA
- the rlmCD_2 gene encoding RNA methyltransferase: protein MNVKIKQKIPLKIKRMGINGEGIGFYKKTLVFVPGALKGEEVFCQVTAVKRNFAEARLLVINKASKNRVKPACSIYETCGGCQIMHLAYPKQLYFKDDIIRQALKKFKPKGYEEFEIRHTLGMAEPQHYRAKLQFQTRSFGGSVKAGLFSEGSHCLVAIDDCLVQDQLTQAIVNHVTQLLDRYRIPIYNERRVAGIRTVMVRRAQASDQVQLIFVSSKEVRLAGLIAELTAAFPQIRTVALNINTSKTSDIYGAKTEILWGQETIQEEVLSHSFALSPRAFYQLNPTQTEVLYSQVVQALEPTAEEHIIDAYCGVGSIGLAVANKVRSVRGMDIIPEAIADARKNAQALGFDNAYYETGKAEELIPSWYAEGYRADALIVDPPRTGLDDKLLQTILHYQPAKMVYVSCNTSTLARDLVPLVQVYDVIYIQSVDMFPHTARTEAVVKLQKRQKPQQ from the coding sequence ATGAATGTCAAAATAAAGCAAAAAATACCGCTTAAGATTAAGCGAATGGGGATTAATGGTGAGGGAATTGGTTTTTATAAAAAGACCTTGGTCTTTGTTCCCGGAGCCTTGAAGGGAGAAGAGGTTTTTTGTCAAGTGACTGCTGTTAAGCGCAATTTTGCTGAGGCAAGGCTCTTGGTGATTAATAAGGCTTCTAAAAACCGGGTGAAGCCGGCCTGTTCCATTTATGAGACCTGTGGAGGCTGTCAAATCATGCATCTGGCCTATCCTAAGCAGCTCTACTTTAAGGATGACATCATTCGGCAGGCCTTAAAAAAGTTTAAGCCTAAGGGGTATGAAGAGTTTGAGATTCGTCATACCTTAGGAATGGCAGAGCCGCAGCATTACCGAGCAAAATTACAGTTTCAGACGCGTTCGTTTGGTGGCTCCGTCAAGGCAGGCTTATTTTCAGAAGGGAGCCATTGCTTGGTTGCCATTGATGATTGTCTGGTTCAGGATCAGCTAACACAGGCGATTGTTAATCATGTGACTCAGCTGCTTGATCGGTATAGGATTCCTATCTATAATGAACGCAGAGTAGCTGGAATTCGTACAGTTATGGTTCGTAGGGCACAGGCCAGTGATCAGGTTCAGTTGATTTTTGTAAGCAGTAAAGAGGTGAGGCTGGCAGGTCTTATTGCTGAGCTGACTGCTGCATTTCCACAAATCAGGACTGTTGCTTTAAACATCAATACTTCAAAAACGAGTGATATTTATGGCGCCAAAACTGAGATTCTCTGGGGTCAGGAGACCATTCAAGAGGAGGTTTTGAGCCATAGCTTTGCCCTGTCGCCAAGAGCCTTTTATCAGCTTAATCCCACACAGACAGAGGTTTTATATAGTCAAGTGGTTCAGGCGCTTGAGCCCACAGCTGAGGAGCATATTATTGATGCTTATTGCGGTGTTGGCTCAATTGGTCTGGCAGTTGCAAACAAAGTAAGATCTGTTCGTGGTATGGATATTATTCCAGAGGCAATTGCTGATGCTAGGAAAAATGCGCAGGCATTGGGCTTTGACAATGCTTATTATGAGACTGGCAAGGCAGAGGAACTGATCCCAAGCTGGTACGCTGAAGGCTACCGAGCTGATGCCTTGATTGTAGATCCACCTCGAACAGGACTAGATGACAAGCTATTACAAACGATTTTACACTATCAGCCAGCTAAAATGGTTTATGTCTCCTGTAATACCTCAACCTTGGCTCGTGATCTGGTACCCTTGGTTCAGGTCTATGATGTGATATATATTCAATCTGTTGACATGTTTCCACACACAGCAAGGACCGAGGCTGTAGTGAAGCTACAAAAGCGACAAAAACCACAACAATAA
- a CDS encoding DNA-binding protein, with product MTEKDKKDRDKVVSLQHYRQADAEDDMLFGHETEFFSDDLEALLNSMDNQLLSDLEHFAGDRAYDLIKYLAFDEDCQHQAWLASKPMGWVNLEERPYLSQKFELAMLYKQNGLYEKALHHLLEIHQYDEGDHLGTRYEILALYVLKSDFTMAEAFYDSKDYHRGDLLMEVPLMVGALLAEREELADDILANLAETVPDFVAIVRQKAFPIDDILAAGALESYEPNSLSSIYLAFFNILPLLMTAQYYLQHYVQEFFEGAEGELTFLEELDLPLSKVNLFNQYGIHTLEDFSAWTTQELLDIPGVGKQMIARLKRLGVIFSQE from the coding sequence ATGACAGAAAAAGATAAAAAAGATAGAGATAAGGTTGTTAGCTTACAGCACTATCGCCAAGCTGATGCAGAAGATGATATGCTCTTTGGACATGAGACAGAGTTTTTCAGTGATGACTTAGAGGCTCTTTTAAACAGCATGGATAACCAGTTGTTGTCGGACTTGGAGCACTTTGCAGGAGATAGAGCCTATGACTTAATCAAGTATTTGGCCTTTGATGAAGACTGTCAGCATCAGGCCTGGCTTGCTTCTAAGCCTATGGGATGGGTGAATCTTGAAGAGAGACCTTACTTGTCTCAAAAATTTGAGCTGGCGATGCTGTATAAGCAAAATGGTCTTTATGAAAAAGCTTTACATCACCTCTTAGAAATTCATCAATACGATGAAGGGGATCACTTAGGGACAAGGTATGAAATCTTAGCTCTTTATGTGTTAAAGTCTGATTTTACGATGGCAGAGGCTTTTTATGACAGTAAGGATTATCATAGAGGAGATCTGTTGATGGAGGTTCCTTTGATGGTTGGAGCGCTATTAGCTGAAAGAGAAGAGCTAGCTGATGATATTTTGGCTAACCTTGCTGAGACGGTGCCAGACTTTGTGGCAATTGTCAGACAGAAAGCCTTTCCGATAGATGATATTTTAGCTGCTGGTGCCCTGGAGAGCTACGAGCCAAACAGCTTATCAAGTATTTACCTTGCCTTTTTTAATATCCTACCGCTATTGATGACTGCACAATATTACCTGCAGCATTATGTTCAGGAATTTTTTGAAGGGGCTGAAGGCGAGCTAACATTTCTAGAGGAGCTTGATCTTCCTTTAAGTAAGGTCAATTTGTTTAATCAGTATGGGATTCATACTCTGGAGGATTTTTCGGCCTGGACAACTCAAGAGCTTCTTGATATTCCAGGTGTTGGCAAGCAGATGATAGCAAGGCTTAAGCGATTAGGAGTAATATTTAGTCAGGAATGA
- the recX gene encoding recombination regulator RecX codes for MKISQIEKKKHLYLIKLDNGDSLTVTEDTIVTFMLSKHMVIDSQQWEDIKSFAQFSYGKSKALGFIAFQQRSQKQVQDYLLKHQISPDLIPSIIDSLKQGKWIDDQQYVDTYIRQNSLTGDKGPLLLKQKLMLKGIASQLIEPVLAQTDFSSIAQKAAEKIYQKYQHKLPSKALTDKIIQGLLNKGFSYDLAKGIVSQLSLEQDSQHIEDLLDQEFDKLLRKYSRRYDGYQLKQKLYQALYRKGYDSDDITTKLNDYF; via the coding sequence ATGAAAATCAGTCAAATTGAAAAGAAAAAGCATTTATACCTCATTAAGCTAGACAATGGTGATAGCCTAACGGTCACAGAAGATACGATTGTCACATTTATGCTAAGTAAGCACATGGTCATAGACAGCCAACAATGGGAGGACATCAAAAGCTTCGCACAATTCTCATATGGTAAAAGCAAGGCCTTAGGTTTTATTGCCTTCCAACAAAGGAGCCAAAAGCAAGTCCAAGATTACCTGCTAAAGCATCAGATTAGTCCTGATCTCATTCCAAGCATTATTGATAGCCTAAAACAAGGCAAATGGATTGATGATCAGCAATACGTTGACACCTATATACGCCAAAATAGCCTTACTGGAGACAAGGGACCATTACTTCTCAAGCAAAAGCTAATGCTCAAGGGAATAGCCTCACAACTCATTGAGCCTGTCCTAGCACAGACTGATTTTTCCTCTATAGCACAAAAGGCTGCTGAAAAAATCTACCAGAAATATCAACACAAATTGCCAAGTAAGGCCTTGACCGATAAAATCATACAAGGACTTCTTAACAAGGGCTTTTCCTATGACCTTGCCAAAGGCATTGTCAGTCAACTAAGCCTTGAGCAGGATAGTCAGCACATCGAAGACCTGCTTGATCAGGAATTCGACAAGCTATTACGAAAATACAGTCGTCGCTATGATGGCTATCAGTTGAAGCAAAAGCTTTACCAAGCCCTTTACCGCAAGGGCTATGACAGTGATGATATTACCACTAAGCTAAATGACTATTTCTAA
- a CDS encoding hypothetical cytosolic protein, whose translation MKLPKEGDFITIQSYKHDGRLHRTWRDTMVLKTTENALIGVNDHTLVTESDGRRWVTREPAIVYFHKKYWFNIIAMIRDNGVSYYCNLASPYLMDAEALKYIDYDLDVKVFADGEKRLLDVDEYEMHKQEMHYSPNLDFILKENVKLLVDWINKEKGPFSKAYVSIWYKRYLELKNR comes from the coding sequence ATGAAATTACCTAAAGAAGGCGACTTTATTACAATTCAAAGTTATAAGCATGATGGTAGATTGCACCGAACCTGGCGCGATACTATGGTACTAAAAACAACTGAAAATGCTCTGATTGGAGTTAATGATCACACACTTGTTACTGAAAGCGACGGCAGGCGATGGGTGACACGAGAGCCTGCGATTGTTTATTTTCATAAAAAATACTGGTTCAATATTATAGCAATGATTCGAGATAATGGTGTTTCCTATTATTGCAACCTTGCAAGTCCATACCTGATGGACGCAGAAGCGCTCAAGTATATTGACTATGATCTTGATGTCAAAGTCTTTGCAGATGGTGAAAAGAGATTGCTTGATGTAGACGAATATGAAATGCACAAGCAAGAAATGCATTATTCACCTAATCTGGATTTTATTTTAAAAGAGAATGTCAAGCTATTAGTCGACTGGATCAATAAAGAAAAAGGACCATTTTCAAAAGCCTATGTCAGTATTTGGTACAAACGTTATCTTGAACTGAAGAATCGTTAG
- a CDS encoding Staphylococcal protein of uncharacterised function (DUF960), with amino-acid sequence MAFQATKGRYASFGVAVSLPPELIDTFWEIIDHYLKGVFPLNTVLTFRLIKNKKNLSYEYIDQQAGLRIVFDYNTPFNAFYPKTLYIVNQQGIETILLPHEMY; translated from the coding sequence ATGGCATTTCAAGCAACAAAAGGACGATACGCAAGCTTTGGCGTTGCAGTCAGCCTTCCACCTGAGCTGATTGATACCTTCTGGGAAATCATTGACCATTACCTAAAAGGGGTGTTTCCCCTCAATACTGTTCTCACCTTCAGGCTAATTAAAAATAAAAAAAACCTTTCTTATGAGTACATTGATCAACAAGCTGGGCTTCGGATTGTTTTTGACTATAACACACCATTTAACGCCTTTTACCCCAAAACGCTCTATATCGTAAACCAGCAAGGAATTGAAACGATTTTATTGCCTCACGAGATGTATTGA
- a CDS encoding transposase yields the protein MEQSHVITQLLGIKDPHITFSKEIHDMKTHKELKAVLDYDAPPCPNCQSQMGKYDFQRESKVPFLDCAGYKTLIRLKKRRFKCQFCGKITVAETSLVPKNHQIPTIVKQKVAQLLIEKVSMTAIADRLSISTSTVMRKLNEFTFKSHLTYLPEHMSWDEYAFKKGKMSFIAQDFDTNNIIAILDGRTKAVIRNHFLRYPRQVRNDVKLITMDMFTPYYNLAKMLFPNA from the coding sequence ATGGAACAATCACATGTTATCACACAACTACTGGGAATTAAAGACCCTCATATCACATTCTCCAAAGAAATACACGACATGAAAACTCATAAGGAATTGAAAGCTGTCCTTGACTACGATGCCCCACCTTGCCCTAACTGCCAAAGTCAGATGGGCAAGTACGACTTCCAACGGGAATCCAAGGTCCCTTTTCTCGATTGCGCAGGCTACAAGACTTTGATTCGCCTCAAAAAGCGCCGTTTCAAATGTCAGTTTTGCGGAAAAATTACTGTCGCTGAGACTTCTCTAGTCCCTAAAAACCATCAAATACCAACCATCGTCAAACAGAAGGTGGCCCAGCTTCTCATCGAGAAAGTCTCCATGACCGCTATCGCTGATAGACTATCCATCTCCACCTCAACCGTCATGCGAAAGCTCAACGAGTTCACGTTCAAGTCTCATTTGACTTATTTACCCGAACATATGTCCTGGGATGAATATGCCTTTAAGAAGGGCAAGATGAGCTTTATTGCTCAGGACTTTGACACCAACAACATCATCGCTATTTTGGATGGACGGACGAAAGCTGTCATTCGCAACCACTTCCTGAGATATCCTCGGCAGGTCAGAAACGACGTTAAACTCATCACCATGGATATGTTTACCCCCTATTACAACCTGGCTAAGATGCTTTTCCCAAACGCTTAG
- a CDS encoding transposase, whose product MNRIRTQIMNSFDRKSHEYKALKRYWKLIQQDSSKLSDKRFYRPTFRMHLTNKEVVERLLSYSDELRKHYDLYQLLLFHFQEKQADHFFGLIEEQIDSSNPLFQTVFKTFLKDRDKIENALDLPYSNAKLEATNNLIKVIKRNAFGFRNFENFKRRILIAINIKKEKTNLVLSRC is encoded by the coding sequence ATGAACCGTATCCGTACTCAAATCATGAACTCTTTTGATCGAAAATCCCACGAATACAAGGCTTTGAAACGTTACTGGAAGCTGATTCAACAAGATAGTAGCAAACTTAGTGACAAGCGTTTTTACCGCCCGACTTTTCGCATGCATTTGACAAACAAGGAGGTGGTCGAGCGTCTTTTGAGCTACTCTGACGAGCTTAGAAAGCATTATGACCTTTATCAGCTTCTGCTTTTTCACTTCCAGGAAAAGCAAGCTGACCACTTTTTCGGCCTGATTGAGGAGCAGATAGACAGTAGCAATCCTCTCTTTCAGACCGTTTTCAAGACCTTTTTGAAAGACAGAGACAAGATTGAGAACGCACTGGATTTGCCTTATTCTAACGCTAAACTGGAGGCTACCAATAATCTCATCAAAGTCATCAAGCGCAATGCTTTTGGATTTCGGAACTTTGAAAACTTTAAAAGACGGATTTTGATCGCTATCAATATTAAAAAAGAGAAGACCAATTTGGTCCTCTCCAGATGTTAG